In Arsenophonus sp. aPb, one DNA window encodes the following:
- the tolR gene encoding colicin uptake protein TolR, translating into MARTRHKRELKSEINIVPLLDVLLVLLLIFMATAPIISQSVKVELPDAAQAEIVSGSDNPPIILEVSGVGQYSVIIDGHREELLPPEQIAAITKAALVKNPQAIFLIGGAKDVPYEEVIKALNILHQAGIKSVGFMTQPI; encoded by the coding sequence ATGGCACGGACTCGACATAAACGTGAACTGAAATCTGAAATTAACATCGTTCCTTTATTGGATGTACTGTTAGTATTGTTATTGATCTTTATGGCAACGGCTCCGATTATTTCGCAAAGTGTGAAAGTAGAATTACCCGATGCGGCACAAGCAGAAATTGTGTCAGGCAGTGATAATCCACCCATTATTCTTGAAGTCTCTGGCGTAGGGCAATACAGTGTCATTATTGATGGTCATCGTGAAGAGCTTTTACCGCCAGAACAGATTGCGGCAATAACAAAAGCCGCATTGGTAAAAAATCCGCAGGCCATTTTTTTAATTGGCGGCGCTAAAGATGTACCTTATGAAGAAGTTATTAAAGCGCTAAATATACTTCATCAAGCTGGCATTAAATCGGTTGGCTTTATGACTCAGCCTATTTGA
- the tolA gene encoding cell envelope integrity protein TolA, translating to MGKTKEQKNKLSRSVVLSIILHVLLFSFIILGSLNEIIKLGGGGQGGEVVDAIMVDPGAVIEQYNQLQRQQTSAKQADAERKKRLQQQEEELQKQQEEQQKRLKMVEEERIKIERETEQQRTQAEEAAKKAKEQQKIAEEAAAKAKAEQERLIKEQAEAKAKAEAQAKKEAEIAKAKAQAEAKEKAEKAAKALAARKKADAAKQAAAVEDLLGGLTAQQPTQQTGGAAAAGQGGNRRSGASSSDVANYAGKIKAAIQSKFYDADIYSGKTCELSIKLAPDGMLISIAAKSSAANDQSLCDAAIRAAKTAIMPKPPSRSIYDAFNEQGSTLVFKP from the coding sequence GTGGGAAAGACAAAAGAGCAAAAAAATAAACTGAGTCGCTCTGTCGTACTCTCTATAATACTTCACGTTTTACTATTTAGTTTTATTATTTTGGGTTCATTGAATGAAATTATTAAACTTGGTGGTGGCGGTCAAGGCGGTGAAGTAGTTGATGCTATTATGGTCGATCCAGGCGCTGTAATAGAACAGTATAATCAACTGCAACGGCAGCAAACTAGTGCCAAACAAGCCGATGCTGAGCGAAAGAAACGTCTGCAACAACAGGAAGAAGAGCTACAAAAACAGCAGGAAGAACAACAAAAACGCTTAAAAATGGTTGAAGAGGAGCGTATTAAAATAGAACGAGAAACCGAGCAACAACGCACGCAAGCAGAAGAAGCGGCCAAGAAAGCCAAAGAACAACAGAAAATCGCTGAAGAGGCTGCTGCTAAAGCTAAAGCAGAACAAGAGCGGCTAATAAAAGAGCAGGCAGAGGCAAAAGCGAAAGCAGAAGCGCAAGCTAAAAAAGAAGCTGAAATAGCCAAGGCTAAAGCACAAGCCGAGGCCAAAGAAAAAGCTGAAAAAGCCGCTAAGGCACTGGCAGCTAGGAAAAAAGCCGATGCAGCAAAACAGGCTGCTGCGGTTGAAGATCTGCTCGGCGGATTAACTGCTCAACAGCCAACTCAGCAAACAGGAGGTGCAGCAGCGGCGGGTCAAGGAGGAAATAGAAGAAGCGGGGCATCTAGTTCAGATGTGGCTAATTATGCGGGTAAGATCAAAGCCGCGATTCAGAGCAAATTTTATGATGCTGATATTTATAGCGGCAAAACATGCGAATTAAGTATAAAACTTGCTCCTGACGGCATGTTAATTAGTATTGCAGCTAAAAGTAGTGCAGCAAATGATCAATCACTCTGCGACGCAGCGATACGTGCAGCCAAGACAGCGATAATGCCTAAACCGCCTAGTCGTAGTATTTATGATGCATTTAATGAACAGGGAAGTACTTTAGTCTTCAAACCTTAG
- the tolB gene encoding Tol-Pal system beta propeller repeat protein TolB, translating into MKQAFKLLLGFLILWAAYAQAEIRIEITQGINTAQPIAIVPFKWTGTGTLPDNVGQIVAADLRNSGKFNPIDPSHMPQQPTTASEVTPTVWTALGINAVVVGQVQPAADGQYIISYQLVDVVNSPGTVLTQNQLKVAAKWLRYAAHTISDEVFAKLTGIRGAFRTRIAYIVKTNGGKFPYELRVSDYDGYNQFTVHRSPEPLMSPAWSADGEKLAYVTFESGSSALVIQTLATGEVRQIAAFPRHNGAPTFSPDGTKLAFALSKSGSLNLYVMDLASGQTRQITDGRSNNTEPNWMPDSQTLIYTSDQAGRPQIYKLNINGGVPERITWEGKQNQDPSVSPDGKFMVMVNSSDGKQHIAKQDLATGNVEYLTDTFLDETPSIAPNGTMVIYSSSQGLGTVLQLVSTDGRFKARLPATDGQVKFPAWSPYL; encoded by the coding sequence ATGAAGCAGGCATTTAAATTATTATTAGGTTTTCTAATACTATGGGCGGCATATGCTCAGGCAGAAATTCGTATTGAAATTACTCAAGGTATCAATACAGCACAGCCTATTGCTATTGTGCCTTTTAAATGGACGGGAACAGGCACTTTACCCGACAATGTAGGACAAATTGTTGCGGCTGATTTACGAAATAGCGGTAAATTTAATCCGATTGATCCCAGTCATATGCCTCAACAACCAACCACCGCATCGGAAGTCACCCCCACTGTTTGGACGGCATTAGGTATCAACGCGGTTGTTGTTGGCCAGGTACAACCTGCTGCTGATGGTCAATATATTATTAGCTATCAATTGGTTGATGTGGTGAACTCTCCTGGCACTGTATTAACGCAAAATCAATTGAAAGTGGCGGCAAAATGGTTACGCTATGCAGCACATACTATTAGTGACGAAGTGTTTGCCAAATTAACCGGTATTCGAGGTGCATTTCGCACTCGTATCGCTTATATAGTGAAAACCAATGGTGGAAAGTTTCCTTATGAATTAAGGGTTTCAGATTATGATGGTTATAATCAATTTACTGTCCACCGTTCGCCCGAACCCCTTATGTCTCCAGCCTGGTCAGCTGATGGTGAAAAATTAGCTTATGTAACCTTTGAAAGCGGCAGTTCTGCGTTGGTTATACAAACATTAGCAACGGGGGAAGTCCGCCAAATTGCCGCTTTCCCACGGCATAATGGTGCACCTACCTTCTCCCCTGATGGAACCAAGCTGGCTTTTGCTCTGTCAAAGAGCGGCAGTTTAAATCTGTATGTAATGGATTTGGCTAGTGGTCAAACTCGCCAAATAACCGATGGTCGCAGTAACAATACTGAACCAAATTGGATGCCAGATAGTCAGACACTTATTTATACTTCTGATCAAGCTGGGCGTCCACAGATATACAAACTGAATATTAATGGTGGTGTGCCAGAGCGTATTACTTGGGAAGGCAAGCAAAACCAGGATCCAAGCGTCAGCCCTGACGGTAAGTTTATGGTAATGGTCAACTCGAGTGATGGTAAACAGCACATTGCTAAACAGGATCTGGCAACGGGTAACGTTGAATATTTGACGGATACGTTTCTGGATGAAACGCCGAGTATTGCACCTAATGGTACTATGGTAATTTATAGCTCCTCACAAGGGTTAGGTACTGTATTACAATTGGTATCAACGGATGGGCGTTTCAAAGCGCGTCTGCCGGCGACAGATGGACAGGTTAAATTTCCTGCCTGGTCGCCGTATTTGTGA
- the pal gene encoding peptidoglycan-associated lipoprotein Pal has protein sequence MQLNKVLKGLMLALPMLAVAACSSKKGNDKTGTENNVADSNASLSAEQLAHQQMQELQSNNIVYFGFDKYDVTPEYAQLLDQHATFLRGNPSVKITVEGHADEKGTPEYNIALGERRANAVKMYLQSKGVNGEQIAIVSYGKEKPAVLGHDESAYAKNRRAVLAY, from the coding sequence ATGCAATTGAATAAAGTGCTTAAAGGGCTAATGTTAGCGTTACCTATGCTAGCCGTTGCAGCATGTAGCTCAAAAAAAGGCAATGACAAGACAGGTACTGAAAACAATGTAGCAGATAGTAATGCTAGCTTGTCTGCAGAGCAATTGGCTCATCAGCAGATGCAAGAATTGCAAAGCAACAACATTGTTTACTTTGGTTTCGATAAGTACGATGTCACCCCAGAATATGCACAACTGTTAGATCAACATGCAACTTTCCTGCGTGGTAACCCTTCAGTTAAAATTACTGTTGAAGGACATGCCGATGAAAAGGGCACACCAGAGTATAATATTGCACTTGGTGAGCGTCGTGCTAATGCGGTAAAAATGTATTTGCAGAGCAAAGGCGTAAACGGTGAGCAAATTGCTATCGTATCTTATGGTAAGGAAAAACCGGCTGTACTAGGTCACGACGAATCAGCATATGCTAAAAATCGTCGTGCGGTACTGGCATATTAA
- the ybgF gene encoding tol-pal system protein YbgF — protein sequence MNSNFRHLYLTLSLLVGVAAPAVATAQAPIINVGSGSTNDRLLQIETAVNSQGQLLYQIQQQLSDAQRDIDTLRGQIQENQYQLSQVIERQKDLYMQLDSLSTGTNKVKANTDSNNSSNVVATAKPANEKADYDSAVALAIKSKSKQQIAQAISSFQHFIKTYPKSNLQPNANYWLGQLNYNQGNKDDAAFYFATVVKNYPNSPKGAESLYKVGLLMQEKGQNDKARVVYQQVIKAYPGSPSAQLAEKKLASL from the coding sequence ATGAACAGTAACTTCAGACATCTTTATTTGACTCTGTCGTTATTGGTTGGCGTAGCGGCTCCAGCAGTCGCTACTGCCCAAGCGCCAATCATTAATGTCGGCTCAGGCTCTACCAATGATCGTCTTCTGCAAATTGAGACAGCGGTTAATTCTCAAGGGCAATTATTATATCAAATTCAGCAGCAGTTATCGGATGCTCAGCGCGACATTGATACCTTGCGTGGCCAAATTCAAGAAAACCAATATCAATTAAGTCAAGTTATTGAGCGACAAAAAGATCTTTATATGCAGTTGGATTCATTGTCCACTGGTACAAACAAAGTCAAGGCAAATACTGATAGTAATAATAGCAGCAATGTTGTTGCCACGGCTAAACCAGCGAATGAAAAGGCTGACTATGATTCGGCGGTTGCACTTGCTATCAAGAGCAAATCTAAACAGCAGATTGCGCAGGCAATTAGTTCTTTTCAGCATTTTATCAAGACTTATCCTAAATCTAATCTTCAGCCCAATGCTAATTATTGGCTTGGACAGTTGAATTATAATCAGGGAAATAAAGATGATGCGGCTTTTTATTTTGCTACCGTCGTTAAAAACTACCCTAATTCACCCAAAGGGGCAGAATCCCTTTATAAAGTAGGGTTATTGATGCAAGAAAAAGGGCAAAATGATAAAGCACGTGTTGTTTATCAACAAGTGATTAAAGCGTATCCTGGCAGTCCGAGTGCGCAATTGGCAGAGAAAAAATTAGCATCACTCTAA
- the nadA gene encoding quinolinate synthase NadA, with protein MSNFIDFNLASYPFPVKSAPLTDSEKKHCKQSIKLLLEKRNAVIVAHYYTDPDVQALAEETGGCVADSLEMARFGSLHPASTLVVAGVRFMGETAKILNPEKTILMPTLKAECSLDLGCPAKPFAEFCEQHSERTVVVYANTSAAVKARADWVVTSRIAVELIDYLDSQGQKIIWAPDRHLGNYVQRKTGADILCWQGSCIVHDEFKIQALKKMKMLYPNAAILAHPESPAAVVDFADAVGSTSQLIQAAQNLSNQQIIVATEKGIFYKMQQACPDKSFYIAPTAGESAFCRTCAHCPWMAMNSLKTIEQGLKKEGELHEIFINDELRERAFKPLERMLSFAANIKSLNYKC; from the coding sequence ATGTCTAATTTTATTGATTTCAATTTAGCCAGTTATCCATTTCCTGTTAAGTCAGCACCGTTGACGGATAGTGAAAAAAAACATTGTAAACAATCTATTAAGCTATTGTTGGAAAAGAGAAATGCGGTTATAGTCGCGCATTATTATACCGATCCTGACGTTCAAGCTCTAGCCGAAGAAACCGGTGGTTGTGTAGCTGATTCACTGGAAATGGCACGTTTTGGCTCACTACATCCCGCATCGACTTTGGTTGTTGCTGGAGTTAGATTTATGGGAGAAACGGCCAAGATCTTAAATCCTGAAAAAACAATATTAATGCCAACATTGAAAGCGGAGTGCTCGTTAGACTTAGGATGTCCCGCTAAGCCGTTTGCGGAATTTTGTGAACAACACTCAGAGCGAACAGTGGTTGTTTATGCTAATACTTCTGCCGCGGTTAAGGCTAGAGCTGACTGGGTTGTAACTTCCAGAATTGCAGTTGAATTAATTGACTATTTAGATAGTCAAGGACAAAAAATTATCTGGGCGCCGGATCGTCATTTAGGTAATTATGTACAAAGAAAAACCGGGGCAGATATTCTTTGCTGGCAAGGTAGTTGTATTGTACATGATGAATTCAAAATTCAAGCCTTGAAGAAAATGAAAATGTTGTATCCTAATGCGGCAATATTAGCGCATCCAGAATCCCCAGCAGCTGTTGTCGATTTTGCGGATGCAGTTGGCTCAACCAGTCAATTGATTCAAGCTGCGCAAAATTTGTCTAATCAGCAAATAATTGTGGCAACGGAGAAAGGTATTTTTTATAAAATGCAGCAAGCATGTCCAGACAAATCATTTTATATTGCGCCAACGGCAGGTGAGAGTGCGTTCTGTCGTACTTGTGCACATTGTCCTTGGATGGCAATGAATAGCTTAAAAACTATTGAACAAGGATTAAAAAAAGAAGGTGAATTACATGAAATATTTATTAACGATGAATTAAGGGAGAGAGCATTTAAGCCTTTGGAGCGGATGTTGTCGTTTGCTGCTAACATTAAGTCGCTGAATTATAAGTGTTAA
- the pnuC gene encoding nicotinamide riboside transporter PnuC, protein MEFFNTSNTMVHIALGSNGYNLSYIEAVATIAGFLCIWLASQEKIINYLFGLINVTLFAVIFFQIQLYASLLLQIFFFAANTYGWYAWSRVDAYHEARLKIRWMSFSKVVITLFIAIISTLLLSFNIDKVFIFLTHITWDIAHLLGFHIEPVQIEPDAFPFWDSTMMVLSIIAMVLMTRKYAENWLLWIIINIISVVIFYLQGVLAMSFEYLMLLGISINGFRLWRRSAKENGSIFLAG, encoded by the coding sequence ATGGAGTTTTTCAATACTAGTAATACTATGGTACATATTGCTCTTGGCAGCAATGGTTATAACTTATCTTATATTGAAGCTGTGGCAACGATAGCAGGATTTTTATGTATTTGGCTTGCAAGCCAAGAAAAAATTATCAATTATCTTTTTGGTCTAATAAACGTTACATTATTTGCTGTTATTTTTTTTCAAATTCAATTGTATGCTAGCCTGTTGTTACAAATTTTCTTTTTCGCAGCAAATACATATGGTTGGTACGCTTGGAGTCGAGTAGATGCTTATCATGAAGCAAGGCTTAAGATCCGCTGGATGAGTTTTTCGAAAGTCGTGATAACTTTATTTATCGCTATTATTTCAACGCTTCTATTAAGTTTTAACATTGATAAAGTGTTTATTTTTCTTACTCACATTACTTGGGATATCGCTCATTTATTAGGCTTTCATATTGAACCTGTACAAATAGAGCCCGATGCATTCCCTTTTTGGGATTCAACAATGATGGTGCTATCGATTATTGCTATGGTATTAATGACACGAAAATATGCTGAAAACTGGTTACTGTGGATTATTATTAATATTATTAGTGTTGTTATCTTTTACTTGCAAGGTGTTTTAGCGATGTCATTCGAATATTTGATGTTACTCGGTATTTCAATCAATGGTTTTCGACTTTGGCGTCGATCAGCTAAAGAAAATGGTTCGATATTTTTAGCCGGCTAA
- the aroG gene encoding 3-deoxy-7-phosphoheptulonate synthase AroG, translating into MTYKNDDIRIKQIKELLPPVALLEKFPATDKAALTVQTARESIHQILTGKDDRLLVVIGPCSIHDPKAAIEYAQRLKRIHDELKDDLEIVMRVYFEKPRTTVGWKGLINDPFMDNSFDINEGLRIARNLLVTINDLGLPTAGEFLDMITPQYVADLTSWGAIGARTTESQVHRELASGLSCPVGFKNGTDGTIKVAIDAINAAKASHCFLSVTKWGHSAIVNTSGNLDCHIILRGGKKPNYSESDIQAVKESLQKSGLSAQIMIDFSHANSCKQYKKQLAVAEDIANQIRHGEKAIIGVMVESHLVEGNQDISINKPLEYGKSVTDACIGWQDSEKLLNRLAEAIRIRRKKRI; encoded by the coding sequence ATGACTTATAAGAATGATGACATTAGAATTAAACAGATAAAAGAGTTATTACCTCCAGTTGCATTACTAGAAAAATTTCCGGCAACCGATAAAGCCGCTTTGACAGTTCAAACAGCGCGTGAATCAATACATCAAATTCTAACTGGTAAAGATGACAGGCTTTTGGTCGTTATTGGTCCATGTTCAATTCATGATCCAAAAGCCGCGATTGAATATGCACAACGACTAAAAAGAATTCACGATGAGTTGAAAGATGACCTAGAAATTGTTATGCGTGTTTATTTTGAAAAACCACGTACGACTGTTGGCTGGAAAGGTTTAATTAATGATCCTTTTATGGATAACAGTTTTGATATTAATGAAGGATTGCGTATAGCACGTAATTTATTGGTAACCATTAATGATTTAGGCTTACCGACAGCGGGTGAATTTCTTGATATGATTACGCCTCAATATGTGGCTGATCTTACCAGTTGGGGAGCAATTGGTGCACGGACTACGGAATCTCAAGTTCATCGTGAATTAGCATCCGGTCTCTCTTGTCCGGTAGGCTTTAAAAATGGTACCGATGGAACAATAAAAGTAGCTATCGATGCAATTAATGCTGCTAAAGCGTCTCACTGTTTTTTATCGGTTACTAAATGGGGCCACTCAGCAATTGTAAATACTAGCGGTAATCTCGATTGTCATATTATTTTGCGCGGTGGGAAAAAGCCTAACTATAGTGAATCAGATATACAGGCCGTTAAAGAGAGTTTGCAAAAATCAGGTTTATCAGCCCAAATTATGATTGATTTTAGTCATGCAAATAGCTGTAAACAATATAAAAAACAGCTTGCAGTGGCTGAAGATATTGCTAATCAAATACGTCATGGTGAAAAAGCAATCATTGGTGTAATGGTCGAAAGTCATCTTGTTGAAGGGAATCAAGATATAAGTATAAATAAACCGCTAGAGTATGGTAAAAGTGTGACAGACGCCTGTATTGGTTGGCAAGATAGTGAAAAATTATTAAATCGTTTAGCTGAAGCTATACGAATACGTCGTAAAAAGCGCATCTAA
- the gpmA gene encoding 2,3-diphosphoglycerate-dependent phosphoglycerate mutase gives MAVTKLVLVRHGESEWNKENRFTGWTDVELSDKGREEATEAGQLLKKEGFVFDYAYTSVLKRAIHTLWNILDQIDQQWLPVEKNWRLNERHYGALQGLDKAETAAKYGDDQVKLWRRGFEITPPELTKDDSRYPGNDPRYANLQPSELPVTESLATTIERVVPYWQEVIEPRVKKGEKVIIAAHGNSLRALVKHLDKMSEDEILELNIPTAVPLVYEFDENMQPIRHYYLGDQAEIAAKAAAVANQGKAK, from the coding sequence ATGGCAGTAACTAAGCTGGTTCTTGTAAGACACGGCGAAAGCGAATGGAATAAAGAAAACCGATTCACGGGTTGGACTGATGTTGAACTTTCCGATAAGGGCCGCGAAGAAGCAACAGAGGCAGGCCAGCTATTAAAAAAAGAAGGTTTTGTTTTTGACTATGCTTATACATCCGTTTTAAAACGTGCCATTCATACATTGTGGAACATTTTAGATCAAATAGATCAACAGTGGCTTCCAGTTGAAAAAAATTGGCGGCTTAATGAACGTCATTATGGGGCGCTACAAGGCTTAGATAAAGCAGAAACAGCGGCAAAATATGGTGACGATCAAGTTAAACTATGGCGTCGTGGCTTTGAAATTACACCACCAGAATTAACCAAAGATGACTCTCGTTACCCTGGCAATGATCCACGTTATGCAAATTTACAACCCTCAGAGCTCCCTGTCACTGAAAGTCTCGCTACCACCATTGAACGTGTTGTACCTTATTGGCAAGAGGTGATTGAACCTAGAGTTAAAAAAGGTGAAAAAGTCATTATTGCTGCTCATGGTAATTCATTGCGGGCATTAGTCAAACATCTGGATAAGATGAGTGAAGATGAGATCCTTGAACTTAATATTCCAACCGCTGTTCCACTGGTGTATGAATTTGATGAAAATATGCAACCTATTAGGCACTACTATCTTGGTGATCAAGCTGAGATAGCTGCTAAAGCAGCCGCTGTTGCTAATCAAGGTAAAGCAAAATAA